One Streptomyces sp. NBC_00554 DNA segment encodes these proteins:
- the uraD gene encoding 2-oxo-4-hydroxy-4-carboxy-5-ureidoimidazoline decarboxylase, producing the protein MTSSSSTPGLARFNALEEHAATAALHEACASSAWGRGLLARRPFESLADLLAASDAVMAELTTADLAEAMAGHPPIGRPKHGDPTSSREQRGMAGASEELKEEMLELNLAYQERFGHVFLICATGRTGEQMRDAVKERIGNSPEQEREIVRAELGKINRIRLANLVQQEDEA; encoded by the coding sequence GTGACTTCGAGTTCCTCGACACCGGGCCTCGCCCGGTTCAACGCCCTGGAGGAGCACGCGGCAACCGCCGCCCTCCACGAGGCGTGCGCCTCATCGGCATGGGGGCGCGGTCTGCTCGCCCGCCGCCCCTTCGAAAGTCTCGCCGACCTCCTCGCCGCGAGCGACGCCGTCATGGCCGAGCTGACCACCGCGGACCTGGCGGAGGCGATGGCCGGGCATCCTCCGATCGGCCGGCCCAAGCACGGTGACCCGACCTCCTCCCGGGAGCAGCGCGGCATGGCCGGCGCCTCCGAAGAGCTCAAGGAGGAGATGCTCGAACTGAACCTGGCGTACCAGGAGAGGTTCGGCCACGTCTTCCTCATCTGCGCCACCGGCAGGACCGGCGAGCAGATGCGCGACGCGGTCAAGGAACGGATCGGCAACTCGCCGGAGCAGGAGCGCGAGATCGTCCGCGCCGAGCTGGGCAAGATCAACCGCATCCGTCTGGCCAATCTCGTACAGCAGGAAGATGAAGCATGA